In Tripterygium wilfordii isolate XIE 37 chromosome 15, ASM1340144v1, whole genome shotgun sequence, one DNA window encodes the following:
- the LOC119979872 gene encoding uncharacterized serine-rich protein C215.13-like, with product MGSCISTCRPKKDFTQESCNCVQDKLVITQQAPTRTPKVAPIPVSNKISPCPSSPTTSTSSNSSLTGATSNNTSSIGISSCSSLSTSSSVLSSKDRSFSNEFLWSCLKENPHIVRINSIRESTLSSSMKIDSQKLNALAKSLAKQSIPEKGSLSIPQKRVRASSPSTLTRQKSFRKDSASSSLPSRTLRSPSPSRRFSGQGLIGDSGRGFATITQKTNCSARTTGLKLGGMTNNSVSSTLKKESLRPPSPIRNSNPLGTPLSNRETCIHRISSKIDEVAVGEALSHLDKDSDPIEDIDNPLISLDCFIFM from the coding sequence ATGGGTTCTTGCATTAGCACTTGCAGACCTAAGAAAGATTTTACACAAGAATCATGTAATTGTGTTCAAGACAAGCTTGTTATTACCCAACAAGCTCCAACCAGAACACCTAAAGTAGCTCCAATTCCTGTCTCTAACAAAATATCTCCTTGTCCTTCTTCTCCTACCACTTCTACTTCTTCTAATTCTTCGTTAACAGGCGCAACGAGCAACAACACTTCTAGTATTGGCATCAGTTCATGCTCGTCGCTATCGACTTCATCTTCGGTCTTGAGCTCCAAGGACAGGTCTTTCTCCAATGAATTCTTGTGGTCATGTCTCAAGGAGAATCCACACATTGTCCGCATTAATTCAATCAGGGAAAGTACTCTTTCGTCAAGTATGAAAATTGATTCCCAAAAGTTGAATGCCCTGGCCAAGTCATTGGCGAAGCAGTCCATTCCGGAGAAGGGAAGTTTGTCCATTCCGCAGAAGAGGGTTCGAGCAAGCTCACCAAGTACTCTTACCAGACAAAAGAGCTTCCGCAAGGACTCAGCATCTTCTTCTTTACCCAGTAGGACACTGAGGTCACCTTCTCCAAGTAGGAGATTTTCCGGTCAAGGCCTTATTGGAGACAGTGGCAGAGGATTTGCAACAATTACACAGAAGACTAATTGCTCAGCGCGGACGACTGGTTTGAAGTTAGGTGGGATGACTAACAATTCAGTCTCTTCTACTCTAAAGAAGGAGTCTTTGAGGCCACCAAGTCCAATTCGTAATTCAAATCCTCTTGGCACTCCTTTGAGTAACAGAGAAActtgcattcaccggattagttCGAAAATCGATGAAGTTGCAGTTGGAGAAGCATTGTCTCATCTCGATAAGGACTCCGATCCAATAGAGGATATTGATAATCCGCTCATCTCCTTGGATTGCTTCATCTTTATGTAG